A segment of the Marinomonas posidonica IVIA-Po-181 genome:
CCCCTTTGATCATCAAATCGCCTTGCGAAATGGTCTCAAGCCCCGCCACCATTCTCAGCAAAGTTGACTTACCACAACCTGACGGACCAACCAAAACAATGAACTCACCTTCTTCTATCGTCAGATCGATACTTGGAATCGCGTGATACCCATTGGGGTAGGTTTTACCAATATTGTTTAATACTACATCTGACATTTTCTTATTTCTCCGCGTCCACTAAGCCCTTCACAAATAACTTCTGCATACCGATCACCACGGCGACCGGCGGAATCATGGCAAGAAGCGTCGTGACCATGACATGGTTCCATTCAATATCCCCCTGATCCACCGCCAACATGCGTTTAATACTCATTACTAAGGTGTAATAAGCATCGTCTGTGGTGATGATCACGGGCCATAAATATTGATTCCAACCGTAAATAAACATAATGACAAACAAGGCGGCGATGTTGGTACGTGACATGGGCAACAAGATGTCGAAAAAGAATCGAATCGGCCCTGCCCCATCCATTCGTGCCGCCTCAATCAGCTCTCCCGGCATGGTCATAAAACATTGTCGGAATAAGAATGTCGCTGTCGCACTGGCAATCAAAGGCAAGATCAAACCCGAGTAACTGTTCAACATGTCGAGATTCGCCACCACCTCATAAGTCGGCACAATACGTACTTCCACTGGCAACATCAGAGTAATAAAAATCACCCAAAAACACGCGCCCCGAAAAGGAAAACGAAAAAACACAATGGCATAAGCCGATAGCAATGAAATGAATAACTTACCGACAGTGATACCAAGAGCCATGATGAAAGAATTCAGCATCATGTACCAAACAGGCACATCCACACCAGAGCTGGCCTCTCCTAAAAATACGGATCGCCAGTTCTCCACCGCTTGATCCCCAAACCACAATGGAATTTCACCGGCCCCAAAGGATGAACTAGGGTGAGTCGATGCCACCAACGCCACCCAAACAGGCAAGGCCACAACCCCTATTCCCAGCAACAGGGAAAAATGACTAACGAAGGTAAGCCAAGGACGATTTTCTATCATTAGTATTCCACCTTACGTTCAATGTAACGGAACTGAATCACCGTCATAATGCCAACCAAAAACATCAACACCACAGATTGAGCCGCTGAGCTACCCAAGTCTAAGCCAATAAAACCGTCATTAAAGACTTTATACACCATGGTCGCTGTGCTCACGCCAGGACCACCTTGCGTGGTCGCATCGATCACCCCAAAGGTGTCAAAAAAGGCATACACTAGATTGACCACCAACAAGAAAAAGGTAGTCGGCGACAACAGAGGAAACACTATGGTCCAGAAGCGTTTAAATGGGCTGGCACCATCAATCGATGCCGCTTCAATAAGAGAACGAGGTACCGCTTGTAAGCCAGCTAAAAAGAACAAAAAGTTGTAACTGATTTGCTTCCAAGTCGCTGAAATCACTACCAGGGTCATAGCTTGGTCGCCATTCAAGAAATGATTCCAGTCGACACCAAAGTACTGCAGCCACAAGGCAACCGGCCCCATACTGGGATCAAACAATAGCCACCAAAGCACACCAGCCAAAGCTGGGGCGACCGCATAGGGCCAAACCAGTAATGTTTGATAGGTTAATTTACCGCGAATCACTCGATCCGCCATCACCGCCAGCCAAAGCGCAATAGCCAAACCAGAAAAGGCAACAGAGAAACTGAACACCAAAGTGACCCAAATGGACTTGTAATACTGCGGGTCATTAAACAGATAAACAAAGTTATCAAAGCCAACAAACTCTCGGCTTAAACCAAACGCGTCTTCTTGATAGAAGGCTTGTTCAAACGCTTGCTCTGCCGGCCACAAAAAAAAGATAAGAGTGATAACAAGCTGAGGTAAGACCAACAGATAAGGTAATTTTTTATGAGGAAAATACACAGACATTAATACCGCGCCTTGCCATAAGTTGAAACACAAAACCCTCGCTCATCATGAGCGAGGGTCACCGTAACCAACTGACGTTAATTACTTATTGGCTCTTTCAAACTTACGCAGCAACACATCACCACGTTTAACCGCTTCGTCTAACGCAGCCTGAGCGGATTTTTGCCCTGCCCAAACGCTTTCTAACTCTTCGTTAATGATGTCACGAATTTGTACAAAGTTACCCAGACGTAAACCTTTGGAATTTGGCGTTGGCGTACCCGATGTCATCTGAAGCACACCGGTCTCTGTACCTACATTTTGAGCATAGAAACCTTGACCTTTGGTTAGATCGTAGGCGGCACGGGTAATGGGCAAGTAGCCTGAGAATTGGTGCCAATCAGCTTGCACTTCCGCACGTGATAAGAAGCTTAGAAAAGACGCAACGCCTTTGTATTCTTCTTTCTTATGACCTTGTAGTACCCAAAGAGACGCACCACCAATGATGGTATTCTTCGGCTCAGAGATAGCGCTGCCTTGGTAAGGAAGCTGTGACACACCAAAATCAAACTTGGCGTTTTTCTTAATACCAGCATAACCCGCTGAGGAGTTCATAAACATCGCACATTCTTGGCTGTAGAATTTTGGTGCTGAGTCACTGCGACGACCACCATAACTAAAGATACCGTTCTGTTGCCACTCACCCATTTTCTCAATATGTGCCACTTGCAACGAACCATTGAATGTCAATTTCGTGTCGAGACCACCAAAACCGTTTGCTTCACTAGCAAAAGGCACATTGTGACGAGCACTGAAGTTCTCTAACTGAACCCAAGACTGCCAAGCCGTCGTGAAACCACATTTAACACCATTGTCCAGTAACGTCTGAGAAACGCTTTCCATTTCTTCCCAAGTCGTTGGTGGATTCTTAATGCCAGCTTTCGCAAACAAGTCTTTGTTGTAGTAAAGAACTGGCGTTGAACTGTTGAATGGCATAGACAACATGTTGCCGTCTTGATCAGAGTAATAGCCAGTAACAGCACTTAGAAAGCCACTTTGATCAAATGACTGACCTGATTCACGCATTAATTCATAGACAGGGTAAATTGCCCCTTTTGCCGACATCATACTGGCCGTACCCACTTCGAATACTTGCACTATGTGTGGTTGTTTTTTTGCTCGGAAAGCCGCAATTGCGGACGTCATGGTTTCCGTATAATTTCCTTTATAAACAGGCTTTACGGTATAGGCATCTTGAGAGTCATTAAATGCTTTGGCGATCTCATTTACTTTTTCACCATTCGCACCACCCATTGCATGCCACCATTCAATATTGGTTGCTGCAAAGCCGGAGCTTGCAATAGAGAACCCAATCACCGCTGACGCCAATTTCAGTTTATACATTTCCGTGTTCCTCACAATGAGTTGTTTTTAGAAAAGAAAGAACGACTATAGAAACTAAATATTTCAATTTGATGATAGATAGGTTTCATTTGAAACACAAATTCACCCAAATGAAACAACAAAGGAAGTTTAAATTCATAAAGCGGAGAATAAACAGACGTTTACACGTCATTCACTATTGATTTGAAAGATTTTAGTCGAAAAGAAAAGAGATTAACAAAACGGAGAATGTACAGATTATTTTAGAATTTCGTGTT
Coding sequences within it:
- the ugpA gene encoding sn-glycerol-3-phosphate ABC transporter permease UgpA — protein: MSVYFPHKKLPYLLVLPQLVITLIFFLWPAEQAFEQAFYQEDAFGLSREFVGFDNFVYLFNDPQYYKSIWVTLVFSFSVAFSGLAIALWLAVMADRVIRGKLTYQTLLVWPYAVAPALAGVLWWLLFDPSMGPVALWLQYFGVDWNHFLNGDQAMTLVVISATWKQISYNFLFFLAGLQAVPRSLIEAASIDGASPFKRFWTIVFPLLSPTTFFLLVVNLVYAFFDTFGVIDATTQGGPGVSTATMVYKVFNDGFIGLDLGSSAAQSVVLMFLVGIMTVIQFRYIERKVEY
- the ugpB gene encoding sn-glycerol-3-phosphate ABC transporter substrate-binding protein UgpB, with translation MYKLKLASAVIGFSIASSGFAATNIEWWHAMGGANGEKVNEIAKAFNDSQDAYTVKPVYKGNYTETMTSAIAAFRAKKQPHIVQVFEVGTASMMSAKGAIYPVYELMRESGQSFDQSGFLSAVTGYYSDQDGNMLSMPFNSSTPVLYYNKDLFAKAGIKNPPTTWEEMESVSQTLLDNGVKCGFTTAWQSWVQLENFSARHNVPFASEANGFGGLDTKLTFNGSLQVAHIEKMGEWQQNGIFSYGGRRSDSAPKFYSQECAMFMNSSAGYAGIKKNAKFDFGVSQLPYQGSAISEPKNTIIGGASLWVLQGHKKEEYKGVASFLSFLSRAEVQADWHQFSGYLPITRAAYDLTKGQGFYAQNVGTETGVLQMTSGTPTPNSKGLRLGNFVQIRDIINEELESVWAGQKSAQAALDEAVKRGDVLLRKFERANK
- the ugpE gene encoding sn-glycerol-3-phosphate ABC transporter permease UgpE, translated to MIENRPWLTFVSHFSLLLGIGVVALPVWVALVASTHPSSSFGAGEIPLWFGDQAVENWRSVFLGEASSGVDVPVWYMMLNSFIMALGITVGKLFISLLSAYAIVFFRFPFRGACFWVIFITLMLPVEVRIVPTYEVVANLDMLNSYSGLILPLIASATATFLFRQCFMTMPGELIEAARMDGAGPIRFFFDILLPMSRTNIAALFVIMFIYGWNQYLWPVIITTDDAYYTLVMSIKRMLAVDQGDIEWNHVMVTTLLAMIPPVAVVIGMQKLFVKGLVDAEK